TGTGAGTGCGTCCTTGCCAGCCGGATAATTCGGCGCGAGAATGAAGCTGTTCTTGTAGCCTTCCACATTGGCAAATGCGCCTGCGGCTTCATGCAGGTTGTCGTTCTGCCAGGCCACGTTGAAGTAGTTCGGGTGACACCCCTTGCCAGCCAGCATGGACGGACCTGCGTTCGGCGACAGATAGAACTTTCCCTGCGCCGTTACGGATGGGATGACGGCCATGGCAAGGTTCGACCAGATGAGACCAGTCAGAACGTCCACATTTTCGGCCTGCACCAGTTTGTCGGCAAGTTTTACGGCAACATCCGGCTTACGCTGATCGTCTTCAATGATGACTTCAATATCTTCATTGCCGGACTGCTTGACCGCTAACATGAAGCCATCGCGAACATCGATGCCAAGACCGGCACCACCGCCTGACAAGGTGGTGATCATGCCGACCTTCACCGGCTCTGCAGACGCCGCAGCAACGCCGAGGCTGAGTGCGGCAACCGCCGCAAGTAGTGTTTGTTTCATGTTGGTTCTCCTAAAGAATTTGACCTGCTGTTCCCGAATTACGTGGCTCTGCGGCGTCTTTGACCGTCTAAAACCAAGGGGCCATGTGTGATCCCCGACGCTGCCCAAACGCCGGTTTATTCTGAGTGCTGTCCTACAGCTCTTCCCGAAGCCGGAACCTTTGAACCTTCCCGGTCGCCGTTTTGGGCAACGTGTCGGTGAAAATGACGGAGCGCGGGTATTTGTAAGGTGCGATGACCGCTTTCACGTGATCCTGTAACGCCTTGGTCAGCTCGTCCGTTGGTTCATTGCCCTCGACAAGGACGATGTGTGCCTGAACGATGGACCCGCGATCCGGGTCTGGCACGCCAATGACGGCACACTCCAGCACCACATCATGCGCCAATAGCGCGGCTTCAACCTCCGGTCCGGCAATGTTGTAACCGGCGGATATGATCATGTCGTCATTGCGCGCGGCGAAGTGCAAATGACCGTCTTCGCTCATTGAAAAACTGTCGCCGGTGATGTTCCAGCCATCAACAACATATTTTTTCTGACGTTCATCCGCGAGATAGCGGCATCCAGTCGGACCGCGCACGGCCAACCGTCCGACGTCGCCTCGCGCGACAGGTTCTCCATCCTGACCAACGATCTTGACCTCGTAGCCCGAGACCGGTTTACCGGTGCAGGCCGGCTTGTGATCATCAAACCGGTTGGAAACAAAAATATGCAGCATTTCGGTGGCCCCGATGCCGTCCAGCATCGGTTTCCCCGTCTTTGCCATCCAGGCGTCATAGACCGGTGCCGGAAGCGTTTCACCCGCTGAGACTGCCGCCCGCAAGGACGAGAGGTCTGCACCTTCTTCCATTGCCTGCAGCATGACGCGGTAGGCCGTTGGTGCCGTAAAGCAGACCGTTGCCTTGTAGGTCTGGATGATCTCGATCATGTTCGGCGGTGAAGCGTTCTCCAGAAGCGTGGCTGCAGCTCCAAAACGCAGCGGGAAGACCGCTAAACCACCAAGGCCGAAGGTGAAGGCGAGCGGCGGCGACCCGACAAACACATCGTCCGGTGTGACGGCGAGCACTTCCTTGGCATAGCCATCTGCAATGATCAGGATGTCCCGGTGAAAATGCATAGTCGCCTTGGGTGATCCTGTGGACCCGGAAGTAAATCCCAGCAGGGCGACATCGTCACGGCCGGTATTGACCGCGTCAAACCGGACGGATTTGGTCAGCGCCAGACGGTCGAGTTCGGCATCATGGTTGGACGTGCCGTCAAAGCCGATGACTTTTTTTAGATATGATGATGTCTTGGCGCAGGCGACCATCTCGTCCATCAACCGTGTGTCACACAGTGCGAATTCGATTTCCGCCTTGTCGACGATCTTGGCAAGTTCCCCGGCACGCAGCATCGGCATGGTGTTGACCACAACCGCACCAACCTTGGTCGCCGCCAGCCAGCAGGCAACCATCGCCGGATTGTTGGCGGAACGTATTAGAACACGATTGCCCGGCTTCACACCCAGATCTTCCACCAGCGCATGGGCGAGGCGGTTGGTCCAGTCGGAGAGTTCCTTGTAGGTCCGGCGGCGGCCATTGCCGATTAACGCTGTGTGATCCCCGAGACCTTTCTCAACCATTTTGTCGGTGAGCTCAACGCCGACATTGATGTGATCGGGATAGTCAAATCCATCCAGAAGAAACTCCGGCCATTGATCCTGAGGCGGAAGGTTGTCCCGGGCAAAGGTGTCGGTGTGAGCGGTTGGACCCAGCATTGGCTATCCTCCCTGATTGGCGCTGTCAGCGGCAAAAGCGCCAAGTGTCTGGCGTGCAATGACGATTTTCTGGACGTCCGTTGCGCCTTCATAAATGCGCAAGGCCCGGATCTCGCGATAGAGCTTCTCTACGGTTTCACCGGAGCGCACGCCATCACCGCCATGCAGCTGAACGGCCTTGTCGATCACTTGCTGCGCTTGTTCGGTGGCGAAAAGCTTGGCCATCGCCGCTTCCCGGGTGACGCGCGGCGCGCCGCTGTCCTTGGCCCATGCGGCCCGGTAGATCAGCAGGGCAGCTGCATCCACGTCCAGTGCCATGTCGGCGATATGTCCTTGCACCATCTGAAGATCGGCGAGCGGTGCGCCCTGAATCTGGCGTGTGCTCACCCGCTCAAGCGCCTCGTCCAAAGCCCTGCGGGCAAAGCCCAGCGCGGCTGCTGCGACCGTGGAGCGGAAGATGTCGAGCACAGACATGGCGATTTTGAATCCATCGCCCGGGTTGCCGATTAGGTCGGATT
This window of the Roseibium alexandrii DFL-11 genome carries:
- a CDS encoding AMP-binding protein — translated: MLGPTAHTDTFARDNLPPQDQWPEFLLDGFDYPDHINVGVELTDKMVEKGLGDHTALIGNGRRRTYKELSDWTNRLAHALVEDLGVKPGNRVLIRSANNPAMVACWLAATKVGAVVVNTMPMLRAGELAKIVDKAEIEFALCDTRLMDEMVACAKTSSYLKKVIGFDGTSNHDAELDRLALTKSVRFDAVNTGRDDVALLGFTSGSTGSPKATMHFHRDILIIADGYAKEVLAVTPDDVFVGSPPLAFTFGLGGLAVFPLRFGAAATLLENASPPNMIEIIQTYKATVCFTAPTAYRVMLQAMEEGADLSSLRAAVSAGETLPAPVYDAWMAKTGKPMLDGIGATEMLHIFVSNRFDDHKPACTGKPVSGYEVKIVGQDGEPVARGDVGRLAVRGPTGCRYLADERQKKYVVDGWNITGDSFSMSEDGHLHFAARNDDMIISAGYNIAGPEVEAALLAHDVVLECAVIGVPDPDRGSIVQAHIVLVEGNEPTDELTKALQDHVKAVIAPYKYPRSVIFTDTLPKTATGKVQRFRLREEL